The Dreissena polymorpha isolate Duluth1 chromosome 8, UMN_Dpol_1.0, whole genome shotgun sequence genome includes the window ttgacctttcaccactcaaaatgtgcagctccatgagatacacatgcatgccaaatatcaagttgctatattcaatatagcaaaagttattgcaaaatgttaaagttggcgcaaacagaccaaccaaccaacagaccaaccaaccaaccaaccaaccaaccaacagacagggcaaaaacaatatgtcccccactactatagtgggggacataaaaacaatttccttttttttaatgtaagtttGTGCATGTCATGTAAGAAATACACAAAACTGACAAACATTTCAGAACTCATATCATGATATGTTGAAAAGTTACCAGATGGCTTACAGACATTTCAGTACATATAATACCAATATTTGACAAATAACTTGCCATATACCTGACTGACATGCCAGCGAACATTTCATTCTGCACCTGGTATGGATGTATCACAGAAAGGCTGATGCCCCTATACTCCTGTAGCTCTACCATTAAACTCTGCATTAAACCTGTAAGAAAGAAGTTATTGAACAATGCCACAATGTCAAAAGCTACAATATATTTCTTTTACTCTAGGTCGCACAATGATGAGAAATGCAAGATTGATCGAAGTTCTAAGAGTAATTAAAATGAGAATTTGATGTTATTAATACTACCCATGTTAGTAATTATAAGTTTACCATGTTTATCcaaataaataacaaaagcaATAAAACTACTTAGCAGTCTGTGTTActctatacatatatatttatttatatatttatatttgtttatttatatataaaactcTCGCACTGATGAAACTTTCTAATTAAAGTAACAATTTTTCCTGAAGAATACATGGTTATATACTAAGGTGTGTGCTTGTTTGTTTACACTGTGTCCAAACCTATTTGGTAACTTCATGCAGTTTTAATCAATCTTTAAACTGACTGCAAGTAGGATAAAACATACTGAACACAAACCAGTGAGAGCAAACTTTGTGGTAGTATAATCTGCGGTCCCATGCAGGCCCATCATGCCCAAGATGGAGTTCATGCATACAATATGTCCCTCGCCCGACTCCAGCATTGACGGCAGAAACGCTTTGATCGTCTGAAGAACAAGAGCtatcagaggacagcgcgctcgactattcgagtgcttgacagtataacgtaagcaatcatggggtaattgttcaaattattcaataaggtcaagttaatagttcaggtatattttccacaatctagtGAAcattaaagacataaaataaaataaatagatttaatttcaagtttgatagcaatagcttgggtgggaagtttggacagTCCTTTAAAAATAAAGGaccgtttttgttgttttttttgggggggtagggggggttgagaggggggtataatgtggggtgtggtcatttattagatgatctttaaacaagagcaccgccttgcgggtgcagaccgctcatctatttttctttttaaaggtgtagggacctatctcaatttcaaacacaaagaagggaggggtggagtggagaggggtgtatagtgtggggttgtggacagtgggcatttattacattatcttccaaatatgcaaaaaaaagggagaaaaaagaaaaaaaattgggggggggggagggggattcttgggtgggatggttggacggtatttcaaaaaaaataaaacaataaaaataaatatttgtgttttttaaccatgtttgaaaaaaataatatttttggggggtgggggtcgggggggggtatagtgtgagggtgtggtggtcatttattagatgatcttaaaaaaaaaatggggggattCGGACGGgcggcgtgggggatggtttgggtggagtcaattgtggtatgtcaggtaagcgttgttttgtcaaagtatcaatcaaatctaataataaataaagaagttatggcaattttagcaaaatttaataatttgaccttgagagtcaaggtcattcaaaggtcaaggtaaaattcaacttgccaggtacagtaccctcatgatagcatgaaattatttgaagtttgaaagcaatagccttgatacttcagaagtaaagtggatctaaacacaaaatgtaaccatatattcaaagttaataagtaaaaaaaaaggccataattccataaaaatgcaacttgtcctttactgtccccttatgatagcttGCGCCTgatccaagtatgaaagcaatatctatgatactttaggggtaatgTGGAGCAAAagacaaaacttaaccaaattttcaagtataaagggcccataattccgtccaaatgccagtcagagttacataactttgcctgcacagtccccttatgatagttcataactgttgcaagtatgaaagcaatagctttgatactgtaggaataaagtggacctaaacacaaaacttaaccaaattttcaattttctaagtataaaaagggcacataattccgtcaaaatgccagtcagagtttcataactttgcctgcacagtccccttatgatagtgagtaagtgttgcaagtatgaaagcaatagctttgatacttaaggaataaaatggacctaaacacaaaacttaaccaaaattttcaattttctaagtataaaaagggcacacaattctgtcaaaatgcacaccagagttatctaactttgcccgcccagtcccctcatgatagtaagtaagtgtactaagtttgaatgcaatagcattgatactttctgagaaaagtggagctaaacacaaaacttaaccggacaccgaagccaacaccgacgccaaggtgatgacaatagctcatatttttttttcaaaaaatagatgactTAAAAAATGAAGGAGaaccatttgaattattttacCAAAGGAACACATAATGAACATTTGCGTGAAATTAGTCACAAATATTACCATAAAGTAAGAGGAACATTTTTGCAaatttgtattgttgtattgtaaAGATTGTTGAAGATATAgaggattttttttcaagaacatAAAACTTAAATGCAAATCAATGACCCTCTTACACACCCAACCAATTTTTGATTATCTATAAGCCAAGATTTAATGCTAAAAATTTATgcaagaaaaaaaattggtataaaaaatgacaaatttgCAATTTGCTTGCATTAAAAAGTGGGAATCTTCATCAATTGAAATACTTGCAGAAGTAAGTGAGTGAATGATTATCAAAacatgtattaaccctttgcatgttgggaaatttgtcttctgctaaaatgttgtctgctgaatttctaaaattagcattttctttgatttttttcaaagaatactatcagaatagcaaacagtttggatcctgatgagacgccacgttttgtggcatctcatctggatccaaactgtttgcaaaggccttcaaaattcggttccagcactgaaagagatacTATAAAGCCATCAAAAGCACAAGTAATAACCTAAGATAACATACCCAAATATGAGCCAAAGTGTTTACTCTCAAGCTGTACTCAAACTCACTGTCGGTGGTGTCCAACAGTGGTTTCCCACAAACGACACCTGCATTGTTGATCAACAAGTTCACAGGACCGATGGTTTGTTGCACTTCTTCAGCCTTAACAAAATTGCAATTTTAATCAACACACATTTTTACAGTCATAAAGGCTGCGCTGAACTTAATATTATAATCTAGCCAGTCCCTGgaataaatgcatgtgcataaagtatggtCATAGTGCAGTttgcttatcagggacaagaTTTTCTGCCaaaacaggatttttgtttagaagaactTGCTTTTAACCAATATTCCCAataaagcggaaattgttgtcaatgattagcctgtagCCTGttactgaacaggctaatatgtgatgatactttaagcacatgcattaagtctggtgtTCCCAGAGGCCAGTTCAATTATTAAGccaacaagacctgtgtttgtgaaacataatgcccccttctgcgctttAAAGCAGCATTATATGTAGTTTACAGAGAattgttaagtccaaggcccataactttgccaaaaaacaatggaccagaacgaaactcacaattcatctgtaggtcatgttgGTAGACTCACGTACAGcacaatatctgaaagcgttgcttaAAAAACCTCAAGGAATCTGAATGCTAGACAGACAAAAAGACTGACAGTAGGCATCAAAAATATCACTAGCTTGAATCATCATGCAACTGTAGAATAAATCAGTAATATTTCAACTTGCTACATAGTATTTCAATTAACCCAATACCATGGAAAAAGTCCTAGACTGTGTAGCCCTTGATTGCTGTATTAACTTAAACTAGCATCTGTATATTTATGGAGTacacttgtttatttatttttaaatagacTTTAATTTTTCTCaccgttttgtaaatgttttctcTGGAACTGACGTCGGTCTTGAAGTATGTTGCCTCTACACCAATGGCCTGTATATCAGACTGCGTATTCTTAAGTGACTCAACATCGCGGCCCCCAAAGAATGACCTTTATTGAgaaataaattgttaaacaagggctgtttgtaaaacatgcatgccccccatatgggctgtcagttgtagtggcagccattgtgtgaatacgttttatgtcactgtgaccttgacctttgactaagtgacctgaaaatcaataggggtcatctgccagtcatgatcaatgtacctatgaagtttcatgatcctaggcctaattattcttgagttatcatcaaaaaaccattttactgtttcgagtcactgtgaccttgacttttgacctagtgacctgaaaattaagtggggtcatcttccagtcatgatcaatgtacctatgaagtttcatgatcctaggcgtaagcattcttgagtaatcatccggaaaccattttactatttcgagtttcgtgaccttgacctttgacctagtgaactgaaaatcaataggggtcatttgccagtcatgatcaatgtacctatgaaatttcatgatcctaggcataagcattcttgagttatcatccggaaaccattttactatttcgagtcactgtgaccttgatctttgacctagtgacctgaaaatcaataggggtcatctgcaagtcatgatcaatgtacctatgaagtttcatgatcctaggcataagcgtttttgagttatcatccggaaaccatctggtggacggaacgAGGGAAAGGACgcaccgaccgaccaaccgacatgtgcaaaacaatataccccctctttttcgaagggaagcataaaaaagaaagatattttataactGTATTTAATCATGATAATGCAATATCAAATCAGCAAATTTCATTATTATGTGCTACATGTCAAGACATTTATAAGACAAACACATTTAAACCTAGTTCCCATATAACAGTATGTCTATGTTACTACCTGTAATTCTGCGTTTGTGAAAGATAAACTTATGTATAGATGGTAATATGTCTACTTGAACAGATAATTGTTTTCCAAGCtaataattgcatattttgtttaatattataatatataaatacatgtataaatataccCTACAACAAAAGCTGTCTCAatatgacatatgcccccgaaaaacgctttgatagaagttatgagcatttttctaaacctaaacgcagatttcgaaacctaaatgcgtaCCCTTAGTTCAAGGacttaggtcaaggtcaaaggggtcaaaatttgtgtgcatatggtgtgccttgtccatatacacatgaatactaaatatgaaggttacatctgaagcaacacagaagttatgagcatttttcgatacctaaatgcaaagtgtgacagacagacagactgatggacggatggacagacggacgaacagaccactatatgccctccttcgggggcataacaaattgCCTTGATGGCTCTTAAGCGCTCACCTTACTTAATGGTAATCCATCTTAAAGACTAAAACTAATGATTAAAATGTTGACCACACTTGACCCAGATTTATGTTTAGACTCATTTTAAGATAAACAATTTcatcaaatttcatcaagatagggtcattaatattttttacaaagtgtttacttttttttctaagaattattttttttttaagaaagaagtgtcttttGACTTATGCTTATTAGATTAGTAATGTTCCAACttgtccagctgatgtgtatcatttcaaaaagcactgctgtggttgagcaAGGATTCAGCatcatgaacctgctgtgctctCCATTAtgcagcacattcacacaaagcaaacttactcatctgatgcttacctgcacctgtgtgacaaaacattggaggagctgtgtgatgctttcaaaaacagaaatcaGAGAAAAATTgtgctgtaacttgtgtgactaaccagtgtttgttttggtcaaagaTATCTGCTATAAGtatttgactgtacagttcttatctcagagtgtaactgtaactgaaaaacaaaattgcagtacttgatTTAAACGTTgatcatgcccaatattgcatatgtttatataaagaagacaaaataacaaatgaaaacaaatttatttgttaaaccactgacttatttaagcatgataaattcacaatgttttccccaaatgagctgtttcatcgaagcaaaattcccaaaatggacaattttgtcgataaaaaattcccaatttggtaagactccttttcccaaaataggcagaaaaacccctgcagTCAATTATGACTATGTCAGACATCcatgacaaccaaggcctgtggtttaaaagaaatcatcatgtatctatggacattagtccacaggtatgtaatgaacatcaaagaaattataattatatcatttaaaaaaaactttgacaaatcaat containing:
- the LOC127841458 gene encoding short-chain dehydrogenase/reductase 3-like; this translates as MLESGEGHIVCMNSILGMMGLHGTADYTTTKFALTGLMQSLMVELQEYRGISLSVIHPYQVQNEMFAGMSVRFPRLFPPLSEEYVVDQIMKAIQYRTKQLILPAYFTPILFFKSVLPVSAMMATQRFFGLDKVMVNFKHKSS